In Labrus mixtus chromosome 9, fLabMix1.1, whole genome shotgun sequence, the DNA window TGTTGTATGATCAGATAGTGTACTGAAGAGCAGGAAAAGTTGGAAATAATATATCCAAGACAAACTACTGCCATGCCAAGTAAAAAGTAACCCTGTATTGTTTAGTGGTGTTAGGGTTATGTATTGAGTTtatgtattgttgtgtttttgtacaaaTCAGTGTCCCTTACACAGTGTTTTATGACTTTGTAGCACCTTTCCCCATGATTGCTttctttgtgttcctctctggTCTCAGTAGGATTATGTAACATTTGGGTCCAAACAGTGCTACCAAAAGACCAAAACTGGAGGAAAGGATGGCAAATACCTCCACTGCATCTGCATATTTCCCTGGTGAGTTAACATAGGCAGGGACAAAGGCCACCCACACAGCACCAAAAATAAGCATACTGAAAGTGATGAGTTTGGCCTCATTGAAGTTGTCAGGAAGATTCCTTGCCAGAAATGCAAGCAGGAAGCTGAGGATTGCCAGCAAGCCAATATAACCAAGTAATACTGCAAACCCAACTGTAGACCCCACTACACACTCATAAACTATTTTGTCATTGTGATAAAGAGTGTTTTTATGAGGTGTCGGCGAGGAAATCACAAGCCAAGCAATGCAAATTGCTGCTTGAACAGATGTTAGAACCAGGACTGTACCTCTCTGTTGCATGGCACCAAACCATTTGAGAACAGCTCCACTTCCTGGCTTGGAGGCCTTGAACACGGCAAGAACCACCATAGTTTTCACCAGAATACATGAGACACAAAGTACAAAGACAATCCCAAATCCTGCATGTCTCAACTGGCACGTCCATAGTCTGGGGCGGCCGATAAACAGCAGTGAACACAGGAAACATAGTTTAAGTGACACTAGGAGAAGGAAACTCAGTTCGGAATTGTTGGCTCGAACCATGGGTGTGCTGCGATGATGGATGAAGATTATCAGGACGACAGCACAGAGAAATGTGCCCAGCAACGATGTGGTTGTCAAGCAGATACCCAACGGCTCATGATAAGAGAGAAACTCAGTTTTCTTAGGAACACAGCGGTCATGGCGGGCGTTTGACCAATAGTCCTCTGGACAACTGGTGCATTCCATAGAGTCTAGGGAAACAAGTGAGTTATTGCCCTTCATATTCAACATGTCTCAAAAATATTGAACATAAACACCAACCAGTCTCATTGCTGATTTTTCCCTCAGAACAAGGAACACAGTCGAAACAGCACTCAGGCTCCCCTTTCTTTCTTGCCATGCGAGTACCTGGAGCACAGCTCTCACTGCATACTGAGCGAGGTGGCTgtatggggggaaaaaaatctttaattcTAGAAGACTGCTATAATGACTTTCATTAGGCCTAAAAGGGAAAGGTTTCGAAAATAAATTACCTCTTTAGGTTCAAAGTtccaaaatattttgttttcatcaatTGTGAGTTCTTCTCCTTTGGAGTGTGACCTCTTAACCTCTCCCACACCATGAACTTTAGTTCTGCCATCAGGGAGCCAATGCCAGTTCATGATATCATAGATTGGCAAGGCATCACCATTTTCATTAAATGACACAATATCACCAAATGACGTGGTGAAGTTGACcttttgtaaataatgaacAAGCTACAAATgggaaaagacaaagaaaaacagtacaacaaactataaaaaaaaaaatttcttatgtttttgtgtcttaaGTGTTCAGATGTCAGGCATAATTCTTTACCATTAGTATTTTTTAAGATCAACTTTCTGTGATTTAAATCCCCAGATTTGTAGTAGATTATAATTCAGTGAAGGTTTTATGAATACTAAACTTGTATCACACCTGCCATGGCTCCATTCTTTGTAAACTGGCACAGCGGTCCCCACTGAAAGGCCCTGTTCCTGGCACACAGCGCAGCATATCATCCAGGGCATATGCCAGAGCATACACAGCCTTGTACACATTGTACTCTGGCCTGAGCTCTGACATATCCAATAACTCTGTCCCTGCACTCTCTAGATCTTCCTGCCCAGTGCATAATGCTCCCTCCGCTTCAATCCAACCTGCTGGAGAGGGTGCAAATGCACACTGAAATGTGTACTCCCAAAACTGCTTCACCTGAGAAagaaaatacttatttttttacatgaaatgaaCTCGAAATTTGAGTGCTGAAACAAAGACAAGGGTCATTACTATGCTATTTCCAtagctgttgttgtagttttggTCAGGACGTATTTGTAGGAGGAATTCCCTGAGCCCTGGTATTTCTCCTCGACGGATGCCGATTCCCAGTGTACCACCCAAGTAAGGCATGTGATGCGGGGTCTGGAGCACAGTGGATGCTGTCCAGGCTTCACTTGCCATCCACTGCCGGCCGGTCACATTTTGCCTCACAACCTTAAAATTTCACCATAGAGAAAATGATAATTCACATTGACATGCAACTGAGTATTATGCAAGTAAATGAGCATTTAGATTTTAGTTTAATCATATCATCAAGCAAATATGTAATACTTCTTACCTCTTCCATAAGGTGAATCATGTGAATCTCATGTGCAAAAACAATGACCACACGGGCTGTGGATGTTTTAATCAAATTCACAATCCTTCTAAGTTCTGTTGGGTCATTGCCCCAGGGCAGAATCTCTGTGTAGGCCAGACAACCTTGACCAGACTGTGTCAAGTCTGACTGGAAGGAGCGGGCAGCATTAAGTCCATAGTCATCATCACTGACCAGAAGGCCTACCCAAGTCCAGCTGAAGTGCTTTAGAATCTGGATCATAGCACGCACCTAAGTATATTGATAGAATAATGgaatttatatacagtatatagttcAATTCTtggcataaaaacaaaaaaattagaTGCTTCATCAAATCCACATAAATTCACTAAATACACCTACTGCTCTTATGCAATGCAAGTAAAGCTGTACCAAAGTCTGTGCTTTGCTGATTCAATGTACCTGGAAAGTATCACTTGGAATTGTTCTAAAGAAGGATGGAAAGCGTTTTCGATCACTCAGGCAGGGACATGTGGCAAAGTAACTCACCTGTGAATGAAAAGTGAACGCACAAGGGAttttaattttcatgtagaCTAGTCAATAATTAAAGACACTAAATCTACAATATTTATTAAAATAGAGTACATGAAAATATCCTCAGTTGGCatgttgaaaaagagagaatataTCAAACTTACAATGGGCAATTGGAATAAACCTATCACATCAGACGTGGCAATAGTAAAAGTTGAATATGAATCACCAACAATCCCCAAGACTGGATTGGACCCCACACAGGTCTCATCCAAAAGAATCTGCTCCTCTTGACCACTGGCCAGTGACAGAGACGCACGAAATGCTATTCCAAGTGTGGCACAGTTGTCATAAAGACTGTATCCCACAGTAACATTAGGTAGCAGGTTGGGGTTTTTGTTGATCTCATTTATAGCAAATGCCATGGTGTGAGCATGCCTGAATCCTAGAATATCAAAGCTAACACACAGAATGACACCATCAACAAAAAGCAAATTATACATatccttcatcatcatcatccgtGCATGAGAACCTGGTAAAACATACACCAAACAGGCAGGCCTTTGTTACTTTGAACAATCTGTAAACCTTggtaaaaaaattaataaatgcattttaacaCACTTTATATTCATACTTTATACACGTCATTTATTGAGCAGTTCCTTTAACATCACATCTCACCTAAATACATGGGTTATAGAAGAATAAATGAAACAATTATATGATGTGAATTTGTACAACTCACCCTTGGCACCTCGGCTGATTAGGCTCAGAGGTGAAGGAAAGCTCAGGAAAGATGGATGAGTAGTGGACCTCAAACAGTCCACCAAGAACAACATCGCCCTCCATGTGCATACCATTGAGATTAAATTTTTTCCGTAATTTACAAAGTGGGGAAAAAGAGTGCACCAAaggcaaaaagaaagaagaagagaacaacatcaaaacacatGAGAGTATGATAGCAAATGCACCCATAGcttgtctcctccttcatccagTTTACTATCTGTTGGCACATCACTTTATTTTATACATGGAACTATGTCATCCCCCTTCCTTTAACGTCaccatttgtttaatttgtcaaACCAACCAGTTTTGCAGGATGTTGTAGAGGGAGGACCAATGTcaaattttattttcatttcataatattataatatatcaAGATTGTATCTGTACATTCTAAATGGATTTGATCGTTATAGCTTAAGATATTAATATCCCCTTCTTATCTGCTTTCAAGTGGTCGAGCACATGATGTTTTCATTAATGTCATTGGGAAAAAGTACAAAGTTTTGTGATGGGATAATCTCATGTATTTTAAGTGATGACAGTCATCTTTAATAAATGAGACCAAACATTAGCCATGCTCTGCAAGACCAATCAATAAGCATACGTACCACAAACTAACCTTGACGTCCAGTAGGTGGTAGCAGTATACCAAGGCATCCGTACTGACGTCTCTAATTTCAGAATGACTGGCAAGTAAATACTTACATTAGTATGATATATTATTAAATACTAGCAAAATACCAAGATTTACTATtgagattaagattaagatttacttttatgtttttacactctgtaaatcatgcaacacacacataggctgaaatatacacgtCAAAGTgatggagctgcccacagcgggcgctcctgagctggtggttgGGAGGGATATTTGGTGTTTCATTTAAACTCCTAAAATTATAAAATGCCTGTGACTCTCACAAAATCTTTGAATTGTCTCTTTGGTTATCTGGTTTATAGTCCCAGGCACCTGGTTGTAGATTTAGATTAAGCATTGGGTTTAAGAGTTTTGTTTAGCAACCGACTTATCCAACCAGTGTGATTAAAGGAACGATACAGGATACCATACTTGATTGGTCGACTGTCAGACCAGCTTCAAATGAGCAAGGGCCCACAACCCAGGGCACTTTCatacaacatttgtttttgtattattctAATAAGTGGTGGTCATATTACCGCAACTTATATcactttaatttattattacaATTATCATTGTAACAACCATCGTTATTGGCCCCCCATTGGCCAAATATTTAACTACAGGTTACCAAATGACATGTTAGGATATGATACCATATCATAAGATACTACGGTATATGACATGTTACAGAACGGTATGATACGAAACGATACAATTAGGGCTgttaaacagttttattttttattgcaattAATTGTCATCACATTTATGTTATtatccattattttgcatttcaaacagtttttataTGCTCTTATGTTGTACTTTATACCGTCTTAAATttgatttactttgtgtttGGATAAAACTTTGAAAGAAATGAGGAACTTCTGTAGACCAAAAGCAATGACATTaactttaaggtcacatattgtactCCTTTTCagcaagtttaaataagtctcagcgctccaaatctgtattttatcatgcctttcaaccctctatttcagtcctgctccgaacaggctgtttctgtgtctatagcggtaaatgcaagtgagctgtgtttgaccacgcccctctctggaagagtTGGGGGGGCTTGGGCTCTCTTGCatcatgccctattgtttacagcgagaaggcagactcagagggcaaaacaaacaccaagctgtgggagtgtcacccacctgggagaggggttactgccctttgtgatgtcacaaagtggaaaatctccaaacggcctatTTGAGCAaagattttctgaaaagtggagcaggcatgTACTGTACTTTTCTTGTAAATGGGAGGTTTGAACACGGACAAAGGACACATTTACAAAGGacactgtttgaaaaacatggcaAAGTGTactttgcataatatgtgacctttaaccatGGAAATAGAAACTGGCTACAgattgaaaagtaaatgaaaacagctaaagtgAATTGGTAAAGGGTAAAACATTTGATGTTCACGAGGTGCAGGAGGAGTACTTTTCACCCTCAACTGAGCTGTCtggaacttttttgaagtaaaaTGAGCCATTAAAAGGCACAGATGTGTTGTTTATTTCCACACATGGTGGATCACCTAAGGTGCGCTGAAAGGGACAAACTGGCACACGATTaatttgattcaattaatcaatgcatacatttcggACCTTAATATTTTGTTGAACATgttgtcattttaatttaatctttCAGGGAgatcttattatttaatttcCCTGTAGATAATATGTCTAAACATGACAACCCAACCCCTTCTTAGTAGTTTCCCTGTCTATTATAATTATAGTAATGTCAGAATTAACCATGGAGGAggttaaaattgtttttttctcctaatCATCTCTGGCGAGACTGTTCATGTGTCTTTCCATGTGTGAAACATTGTGTCCTCTCCAGTTTGCTTTTGCTTTTCATTGTGATTGGTTCAACTGCTGATGACTCATATGACTTTTGAAATGAGGCAAGCATCTgagtttttaaataatgtatttcaTTGGCCTTTCAAAGACTATGTTGGAGAACAATCTTCTCCAGCAGCACAGATAGCCTTTATGGGGTCAGTATGGAGGACACTGCCTTCTCCCTTactgtttattttgacattatttattttcatttttcttgttttctgtgatCGTACTCAGAGTGTGAGCGAAAGGAAAGAACTATATTTGAAGAGAAGTGTGGTGAGGGAAGAGGAGTCTGTATCAGCAAGACTGGGAGGTTTGAGTGATGTTGATTCTATCTCATCTCAGTGTATCAAACTTAGCTACAGTGAGCCTCCCGCCCTGCAGTCTGAAGGGGATGTTGTGATTGGAGCGTTTTTTCCTCTACATTTTCTGGCCCCGCAGCCACAACACAGCTACCAAAGAAAACCTCAGCTCACACCTTGCAGCGGGTGAGGGTATTCTTGATATCTTGTTTAGtcatacattaaaaatataaaaaagtgagTGACTATTACCCTCTTACTTTGATTTGATCAAAATGTTGTTCATAATCTGTTGACATGGTCGGATTTGGATTATTCTGATATGATTCTTTCCATTTTCTGATGAATTATGATGACTACATCAAACTTTATTGGATTTTCTGCAGCTTTGACTTCAGAGCATTCCGCTGGATGATGACTATGGTGTTTGCCGTGGAGGAAATTAACAATAATTCAAGCTTGTTGCCGGGTGTTAAACTAGGCTACAGGATCTTGGACAGTTGCGACAATGTACACACCAGTCTGCAAGCTCTTTTCTCTTTAGTTGGGCACTCCAAAGAGATGCTCAGTGACATTGGTGCTAGAAAAGAGGGGGTAAAGACTACAGAacaaaagaggcagaaaataATTGTCCCCGCAATGAAGAATAGAGACACTGAAATAAGcacaacaaagacagacatgcttgaaaacaacagaaatgacaGATGGGAAAATGTGACCGCAGAGAGAATGTATGATGCAAAATCTGAAACATCCTCGTGTATGGCTGATTCTCCTGTGCCGGTTGTGATAGGCCTGGCATCCTCTTCTCCTACAAGAGCTGTGGCTCAAACTCTTGGCCCTTTCAATATACCACTGGTAAGACGGGAATTGAAACAAATACAGTAATGATGCATAGTATTATAGTTTTCACAGGCTGCCTTTCCTTCAAAATGTGTGTGATAAgttgttggaaatgttttttaaatgtttttgagttaTGTCTCATCTCTGATGAAGTTAATTTGTCTCCCTATAGGTGAGTTATTTTGCCACTTGTACCTGTCTCACTGACAAACACATGTACCCGTCATTCTTGCGCACTGTCCCAAATGATCTCTTTCAAGTTAGAGGTCTTGTTCAGCTCGTCACCTTCTTCAGTTGGCTCTGGGTGGGCACAATAGGGACCCCGGTGAGATAAAGAGCTTTGAATGATCAGTCAAAGTTGGTTAAACACATAAGCATCATTTACAAGTCTTTTCTCTATATATTCCAGGATGACTACAGTCAATATGGTATCCAGGCTTTTTCTACTCAGTTTAAACAACAAGGTGGGTGTTTGGCATTTCATTTGACCATCCCCAAATCACCCACAACTGCTGAGATTCAAGAATTTGCAGACACACTGCAGAGCTCAACCACACAGGTAGTGGTGGTCTTTGCAACTGAGGGACAGTTGGTGGATTTGTTCTTAGAAGTAAGCGCTCTGCAACTCAGTAAATGTTTATGACTATGTATTCATTGAAGATCATTACATAAAGAGTAGATATCTGTTGGATTTCTCAACCttactttatttaaatcttACTTATTTTTTCAGTTGGCTGATAGAAATGTGACAGGGATCCAGTGGGTAGCGAGTGAGGCCTGGGTGACCGCTACCCTACTGACCTCTCCACACTTCCACCCTCTCCTAGAGGGCACACTCGGGTTCTCCTTTCCTGGAGTCAGGATCCCTGACTTGAAGGAATTCCTGTTAAATGTCCACCCCTCTCCCAAGCCCGGGATGGAATTGGTCAACATGTTCTGGGAAGAGTTGTTTGGCTGCAGGCTAGAGTTTAGAGATGACAGATCTAAAGACAATGTCGCAGACACAGTGGATATTTTTGTGGAATTGCATGCTCTTGATAACAAATCTGACTTTCAAAACATCTCTTTGCCTCTGGTAGGTCAGATTGTTGAGAACACGAGTTCATTCAAAGAATTGGCTGATAAAAACCATGAAGGTGCAAATGAAAAGCCTATATGCAGTGGGTCAGAGGATCTGAGGTACACTGAAAGCAGTTACACTGATGTTTCTCAGGTCAGAATATCTTATAATGTGTATAAAGCTGTATATGCCATTGCCCATGCTCTGCACACATTATTGAACTGCGATTCTGAAGGAAAGAAACAGGGAATGTGTGAGAAACATATATTCTTTACTTCAAAGCAGGTACGATTTACAACTATATACAACTTAATATTTGATTTCCCTTGTTTCTTATGTTGTGCATTATTTTtgcctgatgtttttttcttcatccttCAATGCAGTTGCTTCATCATCTGCAGACAGTGAATTTCACCAACCAGTTTGAggaaaaagtttattttgactCCAATGGAGAGCCGGTCCCTCTCTACGACATCATAAACTGGCAGAAAGACAGCACAGGTGAAATCAGGTAGAATATAATGTTTCcagacacaacaataaaatgtccaatttaaaCATTATGCatgatttttgacattttaagcaGTCTGGGCATAGGGCTAACTGTGACACACACTGTATCATGGCCCAGGGGTTTAAATGTTATGTTGTGGTTAGATTTGTCAAGGTGGGAAGCTATGATGGTTCAGCTCCTTTGAGACAACAGTTGCAGCTTGAGCAGTTCACGATTGTATGGACAAAAGGACAATCACAGGTGGGACAAATAAATTATTGACTATCTCTTCAATTTCTGAAGAATCTCACCAAATGTGACCTGTGATAAATAATCAAAATCCCTGttatttttccttctttaaagcaattttcttttctgttcagGTGCCTATATCTCAGTGTAGTGCTCCATGTAGACCAGGCAGCAGGCAGGCCAGACGGGCAGGGGAGCCCCACTGCTGCTTTGATTGTTTGCCGTGTGCAGAAGGAGAGTTCAGCAACCAAACTGgtaacaaataaatgttttcttcatatCCCCTACTGCTTTTAGAAGCAAAATGCCATTAATACCACATACATGTTGTACAGTGAGAAGTCATCAAAGGATTTTGTGTGAAGGCAAACATTGGGTGTGTCCACTTTCTGTCTCTAAAGGTTCCACTGAGTGCACTAAATGTCCAGAGTACCACTGGTCTGACAAAGACAAGGTCAAATGTGTGGCTGGGGTGGAAGATTTCCTGTCTTTTAATGACACCATGGGCATCATCCTGGTCGCACTCACACTTCTGGGTGTTGTCtcaaccaccatcatcaccactgtCTTTCACCAATTTCGTTGCACACCAATCGTCAAGGCCAACAACTCGGAGATAAGTTTCTTGCTTCTCGGGTCACTCAAGCTCTGCTTCTTGTGTTCTCTGGTGTTCATTGGCCAGCCGTCTGTATGGACATGTAGGCTACGCCAGGCAGCATTTGGCATCAGCTTTGTCCTCTGTCTGTCCTGCCTCTTTGTTAAGACCATTGTGGTTCTCTTGGCCTTCCGTGCTAATCTACCTGGTTCCAGGGCTCTGAAACAGTTTGGTCCCTCTCAACAGAGGACGCTGATCCTCTGCACCACAACTCCTCAGGTTGGAGGGCTGTAGAATTTCCATTATCACCAACTTTAAACATAACTTTTGACTATCATAAGTAAcgttgtgctttttaaaaagagcGTATCCTTCTCTATTGGCAACAGGTTTGTCTCTGTGCTGGCTGGCTCTTGTGTGCACCTCCCTTCCCATTCAGAAACCCAACATATCAAGCTGCAACTGGTAAAGTAAGAATAGCATTgtactgcagtgtttttttaataccatTAGAGGACACCAAAGTCTGGAATGtgcaaatttaactcaacacaaTTACATAACATTTGTTATTCCACACCTTCATGCAAACTGTACACtatcttttttcatttgtactCTTGTATTGTTTAACATAATCAGATTGTGTTGGAGTGTAAGGAACCATGGCCCCCAGGATTTTATCTCGTCCTTGGCTACATCGGACTACTGgccttcctctgcctcctcttggCATACCTTGGACGCAAACTGCCAGATACCTTCAATGAGGCAAAGCTCATCACTTTTAGCATGCTTATCTTCTGGGCTGTGTGGATCTCTTTCATCCCAGCTTATGTCAGCTCTCCTGGGAAGTTCACTGTTGCTGTTGAAGTATTTGCTATATTAGCCTCCAGTTTTGGACTGTTGTTATGTATATTTGTGCCTAAATGTTACATCATTTTACTGATgcctgaaaaaaacatcaagaaagGCATTATAGGAAGATATAAAAGATGAACTGGGCATTAAGGTTGTATCTGGTTATTTGAATCAAtatgttaaaatgtgaaataaaatggaTTGCCACATAAAACACGCTTTTGTGTCTTGATTATGACACTATTTTTGGAACAGTGTTTGACTGAAACTAAC includes these proteins:
- the LOC132980552 gene encoding extracellular calcium-sensing receptor; the protein is MMTMVFAVEEINNNSSLLPGVKLGYRILDSCDNVHTSLQALFSLVGHSKEMLSDIERMYDAKSETSSCMADSPVPVVIGLASSSPTRAVAQTLGPFNIPLVSYFATCTCLTDKHMYPSFLRTVPNDLFQVRGLVQLVTFFSWLWVGTIGTPDDYSQYGIQAFSTQFKQQGGCLAFHLTIPKSPTTAEIQEFADTLQSSTTQVVVVFATEGQLVDLFLEGTLGFSFPGVRIPDLKEFLLNVHPSPKPGMELVNMFWEELFGCRLEFRDDRSKDNVADTPICSGSEDLRYTESSYTDVSQVRISYNVYKAVYAIAHALHTLLNCDSEGKKQGMCEKHIFFTSKQLLHHLQTVNFTNQFEEKVYFDSNGEPVPLYDIINWQKDSTGEIRFVKVGSYDGSAPLRQQLQLEQFTIVWTKGQSQVPISQCSAPCRPGSRQARRAGEPHCCFDCLPCAEGEFSNQTGSTECTKCPEYHWSDKDKVKCVAGVEDFLSFNDTMGIILVALTLLGVVSTTIITTVFHQFRCTPIVKANNSEISFLLLGSLKLCFLCSLVFIGQPSVWTCRLRQAAFGISFVLCLSCLFVKTIVVLLAFRANLPGSRALKQFGPSQQRTLILCTTTPQVCLCAGWLLCAPPFPFRNPTYQAATGKIVLECKEPWPPGFYLVLGYIGLLAFLCLLLAYLGRKLPDTFNEAKLITFSMLIFWAVWISFIPAYVSSPGKFTVAVEVFAILASSFGLLLCIFVPKCYIILLMPEKNIKKGIIGRYKR
- the LOC132980557 gene encoding extracellular calcium-sensing receptor-like is translated as MAFAINEINKNPNLLPNVTVGYSLYDNCATLGIAFRASLSLASGQEEQILLDETCVGSNPVLGIVGDSYSTFTIATSDVIGLFQLPIVSYFATCPCLSDRKRFPSFFRTIPSDTFQVRAMIQILKHFSWTWVGLLVSDDDYGLNAARSFQSDLTQSGQGCLAYTEILPWGNDPTELRRIVNLIKTSTARVVIVFAHEIHMIHLMEEVVRQNVTGRQWMASEAWTASTVLQTPHHMPYLGGTLGIGIRRGEIPGLREFLLQIRPDQNYNNSYGNSIVKQFWEYTFQCAFAPSPAGWIEAEGALCTGQEDLESAGTELLDMSELRPEYNVYKAVYALAYALDDMLRCVPGTGPFSGDRCASLQRMEPWQLVHYLQKVNFTTSFGDIVSFNENGDALPIYDIMNWHWLPDGRTKVHGVGEVKRSHSKGEELTIDENKIFWNFEPKEPPRSVCSESCAPGTRMARKKGEPECCFDCVPCSEGKISNETDSMECTSCPEDYWSNARHDRCVPKKTEFLSYHEPLGICLTTTSLLGTFLCAVVLIIFIHHRSTPMVRANNSELSFLLLVSLKLCFLCSLLFIGRPRLWTCQLRHAGFGIVFVLCVSCILVKTMVVLAVFKASKPGSGAVLKWFGAMQQRGTVLVLTSVQAAICIAWLVISSPTPHKNTLYHNDKIVYECVVGSTVGFAVLLGYIGLLAILSFLLAFLARNLPDNFNEAKLITFSMLIFGAVWVAFVPAYVNSPGKYADAVEVFAILSSSFGLLVALFGPKCYIILLRPERNTKKAIMGKGATKS